From the Burkholderia ubonensis genome, one window contains:
- the gspI gene encoding type II secretion system minor pseudopilin GspI produces the protein MRPCTGRSAARGFTMIEVLVALAIIAVALAASIRAVGTLATGSSDLHRRLLASWSADNALAQLRLAHAWPEIGEQSFDCSQGNVKLVCTQRVSATPNPVFRRVQVSVSAPDGKGVLAQMVTVVANETSRSL, from the coding sequence ATGCGTCCCTGCACGGGACGTTCAGCGGCGCGCGGTTTCACGATGATCGAGGTGCTGGTCGCGCTTGCGATCATCGCGGTGGCGCTCGCCGCGTCGATTCGCGCGGTCGGCACGCTGGCGACCGGCTCGTCGGACCTGCATCGCCGGCTGCTGGCCAGCTGGAGCGCCGACAACGCGCTCGCGCAGTTGCGGCTCGCGCATGCGTGGCCGGAGATCGGCGAGCAGAGCTTCGATTGCTCGCAGGGCAACGTGAAGCTCGTCTGCACGCAGCGCGTCAGCGCGACGCCGAATCCGGTGTTCCGGCGCGTCCAGGTATCGGTGAGCGCGCCGGACGGCAAAGGCGTGCTCGCGCAGATGGTCACGGTGGTCGCGAATGAAACCAGCCGCTCGCTCTGA
- a CDS encoding PulJ/GspJ family protein, whose translation MKPAARSESTRRARTRGFTLIELMIAIAILAVVAVLAWRGLDQIMRGRDKVSSAMEDERIFAQMFDQMRIDARRAATDDEAGQPALGVAGNTLQIVRAFDAPGAAPRLQVIRYRIAAGRVVRYASPPLADANRLRDTLKNPDVEGWSSVALMGGVGAIDAKLYVPRVGWTTNVQTADEALAQNNDAIKVPQLGNAPPPRAVTGLQVSIGATSLRVPVTRIFLVGE comes from the coding sequence ATGAAACCAGCCGCTCGCTCTGAATCCACGCGGCGCGCCCGCACGCGCGGCTTTACGCTGATCGAACTGATGATCGCGATCGCGATTCTCGCGGTCGTCGCCGTGCTCGCATGGCGCGGGCTCGACCAGATCATGCGCGGCCGCGACAAGGTGTCGTCGGCGATGGAAGACGAACGCATCTTTGCGCAGATGTTCGACCAGATGCGCATCGACGCGCGCCGCGCGGCGACCGACGACGAGGCCGGCCAGCCCGCGCTCGGCGTCGCCGGCAACACGCTGCAGATCGTCCGCGCGTTCGACGCGCCGGGCGCCGCGCCGCGGCTGCAGGTGATTCGCTACCGGATCGCGGCGGGGCGCGTGGTGCGCTACGCGTCGCCGCCGCTCGCCGACGCGAACCGGCTGCGCGACACGCTGAAGAACCCCGACGTCGAAGGCTGGAGCTCGGTGGCGCTGATGGGCGGAGTCGGCGCGATCGACGCGAAGCTCTACGTGCCGCGCGTCGGCTGGACCACGAACGTGCAGACGGCCGACGAAGCGCTCGCGCAGAACAACGATGCGATCAAGGTGCCGCAGCTCGGCAACGCACCGCCGCCGCGCGCGGTGACGGGCCTGCAGGTCAGCATCGGCGCGACGTCGCTGCGCGTGCCGGTGACCCGTATCTTCCTCGTCGGGGAATGA
- the gspK gene encoding type II secretion system minor pseudopilin GspK, with protein MTMRAPAPLPFLRPPRPARRQRGAAIITALLVVALSAILVSGMLWREQVQIRRIENQRLIAQAQWVARGALDWTRMILRSEGDTAPGITYLGGIWGVPIAKTKLSDFMGKIGVGGGGSEGEDTYLSGAIEDAQAKFNLRNLVSTPAPGVLQLNAAQLQAFQRLVTTLGYDGAFAKRIALQVRAGLKHSASRFQMATLPGAAGAPLPEAGTGTQGTAFTDEPGLADSDRGPAPLIMTSVDSLLDVDGVTPEMVERLRPFVTVLPTTTPVNMNTAPAEVIAALVPGMSVASAQALVSRRETVFFRNVGDVQLALRGAGAPPPNVTPDPTLIDVNSNYFIVHGRIQHDRAEVDRTSLVYRDPTTHSTRVVRIRDQL; from the coding sequence ATGACGATGCGCGCCCCTGCCCCGCTTCCGTTCCTCCGGCCCCCCCGCCCCGCGCGCCGGCAACGCGGCGCCGCGATCATCACCGCGCTGCTCGTCGTCGCGCTGTCGGCGATCCTCGTATCGGGGATGCTGTGGCGCGAGCAGGTGCAGATCCGCCGCATCGAGAACCAGCGCCTGATCGCGCAGGCGCAGTGGGTCGCGCGCGGCGCGCTCGACTGGACGCGGATGATCCTGCGCTCGGAAGGCGACACGGCGCCGGGCATCACGTATCTCGGCGGCATCTGGGGCGTGCCGATCGCGAAGACGAAGCTGTCGGACTTCATGGGCAAGATCGGCGTGGGCGGCGGCGGCAGCGAAGGCGAAGACACCTATCTGTCCGGCGCGATCGAGGACGCGCAGGCGAAGTTCAACCTGCGCAACCTCGTGTCGACGCCCGCGCCCGGCGTGCTGCAGCTCAACGCCGCGCAGCTCCAGGCGTTCCAGCGCCTCGTGACGACGCTCGGCTACGACGGCGCGTTCGCGAAGCGCATCGCGCTGCAGGTGCGCGCGGGCCTGAAGCATTCGGCGTCGCGCTTCCAGATGGCGACGCTGCCCGGCGCCGCGGGCGCGCCGTTGCCGGAGGCAGGCACGGGCACGCAGGGCACGGCCTTCACCGACGAGCCCGGCCTCGCCGACAGCGATCGCGGGCCGGCGCCGCTCATCATGACGAGCGTCGACAGCCTGCTCGACGTCGACGGCGTCACGCCGGAAATGGTCGAACGGCTGCGCCCGTTCGTCACCGTGCTGCCGACCACGACGCCCGTGAACATGAACACCGCGCCCGCCGAGGTGATCGCGGCGCTGGTGCCGGGGATGAGCGTGGCGTCGGCGCAGGCGCTCGTGTCGCGCCGCGAGACCGTGTTCTTCCGCAACGTCGGCGACGTGCAGCTTGCGCTGCGCGGCGCCGGCGCGCCGCCGCCGAACGTGACGCCCGATCCGACGCTGATCGACGTCAATTCGAACTATTTCATCGTGCATGGACGGATCCAGCACGATCGCGCCGAGGTCGACCGCACCTCGCTCGTGTATCGTGATCCGACCACGCACTCGACGCGGGTCGTGCGCATCCGCGACCAGCTATAA
- the gspL gene encoding type II secretion system protein GspL: protein MSTLIVLLPPREPAVPLQEWQWPELPFMLVDKAGQTQRAGRAALALLPRAAATVLVVAARDVLLLAATVPPLKGPKLRQALPNIVEDQLIQDPQGCHVAVDPAALPDGRRVLAVVDRAWFRAICDAFAAAGHRHLRAVPATRCLPPPLAAAAAVTDPATAAADEAAAEAEADAAPPPRPAAVAAVLGVAASVEPVLVEAGAQPDASGSPRLELAVARGALGEGFAAPAQRATGTLAALAGGAPVELYVLGEPGAEPQLASVKRTDVEPSGAAALLPGAAPLPFDTFARRALAERFDLCQFEFESQPWRFDRATLKRLRVPVALVAATLGVAVIGMNVHWWKLSRERDALSAQITETLLSAFPKTTTVLDPAAQMQRQLDQLRLAAGELSPNDFLALASGLSRSMGTLPLNGIASLDYHDRRLDVGFKQGVTVDPDFTQRLARNGLAGEVDSSTGKWTIRSRS, encoded by the coding sequence TTGAGCACGCTGATTGTTTTACTGCCGCCGCGCGAGCCCGCCGTGCCGTTGCAGGAATGGCAATGGCCCGAGCTGCCGTTCATGCTCGTCGACAAGGCCGGCCAGACGCAGCGGGCCGGACGCGCCGCGCTCGCGCTGCTGCCGCGCGCGGCCGCGACGGTGCTGGTCGTCGCCGCGCGCGACGTGCTGCTGCTGGCCGCGACGGTGCCGCCGCTCAAGGGGCCGAAGCTGCGCCAGGCGCTGCCCAACATCGTCGAGGACCAGCTGATCCAGGATCCGCAGGGCTGCCACGTCGCGGTCGATCCGGCGGCGCTGCCCGACGGGCGCCGCGTGCTCGCGGTCGTCGATCGCGCGTGGTTCCGCGCGATCTGCGACGCGTTTGCCGCGGCCGGCCACCGGCATCTGCGCGCGGTGCCCGCGACGCGCTGCCTGCCGCCGCCGCTCGCGGCGGCCGCGGCCGTCACCGATCCGGCGACGGCGGCGGCCGACGAGGCAGCCGCCGAAGCCGAGGCTGACGCCGCCCCGCCGCCGCGCCCGGCCGCGGTCGCCGCGGTGCTGGGCGTCGCGGCGTCGGTCGAGCCGGTGCTCGTCGAAGCGGGCGCGCAGCCGGACGCATCCGGCTCGCCGCGGCTCGAGCTGGCGGTCGCGCGCGGCGCGCTGGGCGAAGGCTTCGCTGCGCCCGCACAGCGCGCGACCGGCACGCTCGCCGCGCTCGCGGGCGGCGCCCCGGTCGAGCTGTACGTGCTCGGCGAGCCGGGCGCGGAACCGCAGCTCGCGTCGGTCAAGCGCACGGACGTCGAGCCGTCGGGCGCCGCCGCGCTGCTGCCGGGCGCGGCGCCGCTGCCGTTCGACACGTTCGCGCGCCGCGCGCTGGCCGAGCGTTTCGATCTGTGCCAGTTCGAATTCGAGTCGCAGCCGTGGCGCTTCGACCGCGCGACGCTCAAGCGGCTGCGGGTTCCGGTCGCGCTCGTCGCGGCGACGCTCGGCGTCGCGGTGATCGGGATGAACGTGCACTGGTGGAAGCTGTCGCGCGAGCGCGATGCGTTGTCCGCGCAGATCACCGAGACGCTGCTGTCCGCGTTCCCGAAGACCACGACGGTGCTCGATCCGGCCGCGCAGATGCAGCGCCAGCTCGACCAGCTGCGCCTCGCGGCGGGCGAGCTGTCGCCGAACGATTTCCTCGCGCTCGCGAGCGGGCTGTCGCGCTCGATGGGCACGCTGCCGCTGAACGGCATCGCGTCGCTCGATTATCACGACCGGCGGCTCGACGTCGGCTTCAAGCAGGGCGTGACGGTCGATCCCGACTTCACGCAGCGCCTCGCGCGCAACGGGCTGGCCGGCGAAGTCGACAGCAGCACGGGCAAATGGACGATCCGGAGCCGGTCATGA
- the gspM gene encoding type II secretion system protein GspM: MKAELNQTLTQFWGERTPREKNLLGWGGAVLAVAIAYSVLWSPAQEGRARITRALPAMRAELAKMTAQANEARSLTAAAQGVAPTGAALKDALAASLSDHGMPGGQIQLVGNGVQIQLKNASFPAWTQWLDDVRKQFKVQVGEAHVTALKDDGQVDLTAVMQPSTQK, translated from the coding sequence ATGAAGGCTGAACTGAACCAGACTCTCACGCAATTCTGGGGTGAGCGCACCCCGCGGGAAAAAAACCTGCTCGGCTGGGGCGGCGCCGTGCTGGCGGTCGCGATCGCCTATTCGGTGCTGTGGTCGCCCGCGCAGGAAGGCCGCGCGCGGATCACGCGCGCGCTGCCCGCGATGCGCGCCGAGCTCGCGAAGATGACCGCGCAGGCGAACGAAGCGCGCTCGCTCACGGCGGCCGCGCAGGGCGTCGCGCCGACCGGCGCCGCGCTGAAGGACGCGCTGGCGGCGTCGCTGTCCGACCACGGGATGCCCGGCGGGCAGATCCAGCTGGTCGGCAACGGCGTGCAGATCCAGCTGAAGAACGCGTCGTTCCCGGCGTGGACCCAATGGCTCGACGACGTGCGCAAGCAGTTCAAGGTGCAGGTCGGCGAGGCGCACGTCACCGCGCTGAAGGACGACGGCCAGGTCGACCTGACGGCCGTGATGCAGCCGTCGACGCAGAAATGA
- a CDS encoding type II secretion system protein N — MRPWPRRLWAALPWLAAGGLATAVTLVALAPAAWIAPQFARATGGHVNLVDPDGSLWHGSGTLMLAPGADRSAATLLPGRVEWTTRFWPLLTGRVQMRMRQTEAMPDAVTLDATWRGAVLSAGAMSVPASLLAGLGTPFNTLDLQGDVWVRWSDWRLIGSNAFGQLTVTIDDMSSRVSRVKPLGSYRAVLQAKGSGADLDLATTKGPLFLDGHGTFGPGSGSFRGTAHAAPEQLANLAGLLNLLGHPIGDGSVSLIYGDAAR, encoded by the coding sequence ATGAGGCCGTGGCCGAGACGGCTTTGGGCCGCGTTGCCGTGGCTCGCGGCGGGCGGGCTCGCGACCGCCGTCACGCTGGTCGCGCTCGCGCCGGCCGCGTGGATCGCGCCGCAATTCGCGCGCGCGACGGGCGGCCATGTGAACCTCGTCGATCCGGACGGCTCGCTGTGGCACGGCTCGGGCACCCTGATGCTCGCGCCGGGCGCCGACCGCAGCGCGGCGACGCTGCTGCCGGGGCGGGTCGAATGGACGACGCGCTTCTGGCCGCTCCTGACCGGGCGCGTGCAGATGCGGATGCGGCAGACCGAGGCGATGCCCGACGCGGTCACGCTCGACGCGACGTGGCGTGGCGCGGTGCTGTCCGCGGGCGCGATGTCGGTGCCGGCGTCGCTGTTGGCGGGGCTCGGCACGCCGTTCAACACGCTCGACCTGCAGGGCGACGTGTGGGTCCGCTGGAGCGACTGGCGGCTGATCGGCAGCAATGCGTTCGGCCAGCTGACGGTGACGATCGACGACATGAGCTCGCGCGTGTCGCGCGTGAAGCCGCTCGGCTCGTACCGCGCGGTGCTGCAGGCGAAGGGTTCGGGCGCGGATCTCGACCTGGCCACGACGAAAGGCCCGCTGTTTCTCGACGGGCACGGCACATTCGGGCCCGGCAGCGGGTCGTTCCGCGGCACCGCGCATGCGGCGCCCGAGCAGCTGGCGAACCTCGCGGGCCTGCTGAACCTGCTCGGCCATCCGATCGGCGACGGCTCGGTGTCGCTGATCTACGGCGACGCGGCGCGCTGA